The following nucleotide sequence is from Synechococcus sp. CBW1004.
CCGAGGCGGTCGTGCAGAACCCCACCGCCTTCCCCGACTGCGGCCGCTATCTGGGCGATCTCTACAATCGCCGTGTCCAGGGCAGTGCCGGTGTCGATGGCTCCATGCCCCCGACGGGCTCCCCCGCTCCGGCCGGTGCCGGTGCCATGACCCGCGGTGAACGATTCGGCAATTGATTCCTGCTTCCGGGCCCAGCGCTCGGGTCAACGGCTTTTCTCCCTGATCGCCGTCCTCGGAACCCTGTTGCTGGGGGCCTGCGCGGAAGAACCCCTGCCCCAGCGCAGCGTCAGCGTGGATGACTGCCTGACGAACGTCGAGCTCGATCAGCTCGGCGAGGCGATCCAACGCTGCGACAAAGTGGTGGCGGCGTTCCCCACCCAACCGCAGCCCCTGAACGAGCGCTTTCTGCTGCACTGGCTGAACGGGGACGAAAAGGCTGCCTGCCGCGACATCCGCCAGGCCGACACCCTGGCCCGACGTCTGCCTCCCAGCCGGCTCGATCCCCAGCTGCGCCGGGATCTTGACCTGCGGCTGGCCAGCTGCAGTGCCCCCCCGGGCCCGAAGGCCCAGGGCCCCGCCGCGGCACCGCCAACCAAATCGGCGCAGCGCTGACAAGGCTCCCGGACGGCGGCACCGTTCCTGCAACGGTGCACGGGCCCGCTTCACCAGCGCTCCAGCATCTGACGCACCCGCTGCGGCAGAGCCTGGCGGTCAAAGGACGGATCGCCACGCTGCAGCACCCGCGAGATGCGATCCGCCTTGTCCTCAATCAAGGCATCGACCAGCTGATCGGCGCCTCCGAGCTGCAGCCAGTGGCAGGTCAGCGGCCCCTCCATGCCAATGCGATGGCAGCGGTCCTCCGCCTGCTCGGCATCACCGGGGGTCCAGGGACGTTCGATCAGCAGTACATGGCGGGCGCGATGCAGGGTGTATCCCAGTCCCGCAGTGCCATAGGTGGCGATCAGCAGCGGCATCGCCCCGGCCTGAAAGCGGTCCACAAGAGCCTGACGACGGCCGGCAGGCACGGCACCCGTGAGCAACAGGGCCTTGGCATCGCCACCGAAGTGCGCCTGCAGACGCCGGGCGGTGGCCACGAAGGCGGTGAACACCACCACCGACTCCCCCTGCGTCAACAGGGAAGCGACCAGCGCCGCCGCGGCCGGCAGCTTGTGGTCAGAGGCGATCTGGCGCAGGGCGGTGAACAGGGCCAGCACCTCGGCGTCGCGGCGCACCTCCCCGCGGCGCACCCGACGGCGGTAGTCCTCCAGCCGCTCCTGCAGGCGGTGCTCGAAGCCGCGGGCCTGCGCCGCCTCCAGTTGCACCGGATGCAGACGGCGGAGCTTCGGAGGCAGGTCAAGGCAGCGGTCCTTGGAGCGATGCAGCAGCAGAGGTCGCAGCAGCCGCTGCAGTTCCTCCAGGCGTTCCGCCCCCTGGCAGCTCCACACCCGCCGGCCTCCCTGCTCCCGCCAGTGACCCTGGCAGTAGCGCTCCTCAAAGGCCCGCTGATCGACGGCGAGGGGATGGCCGATGGCTGCCAGCAGGGGGAAGAGCTGGGCGGGGCGGCCATTCTTCATCGGCGTACCCGTGAGCAGCCAGATGGCCCGCAAGCGGGGATGACGAGCCAGGCGCAGGAAGGCCTGGGTGCGCGCGGCATGGATCGTCTGGGCGAAATGGGCTTCATCGACGATCAGCACGCAACCGGCCTCCGGGAGCTCGGAGGGGATGCGGGCCCAGCTGCAGAGCTCCGCCACCAGAGCCAGGGAAGCGGCCTCGGCGCGCCAGTGGCGATGCAGGCCGGCCGGCGCGAGAACCACCAGGCGACAATCGGCCGCGCGCACCATCGCCCGGGCCGCCGCCAGGGCGGTGAGGGTCTTGCCCAGGCCCATCGGATCGGCGAGCACGGCACCGCGGCGGGCCAGCAACCAGCGGGCTGCCGCCCGCTGATGGGCGAACAGGCGGCGTCCATCGGGCAAGGGATGCTCCAGTTCGGCCGCCTCCACCAACTGGCGATGCGGTGGCAGGGGTGGCAGGGGCTGCCGCAGCCAGCGCAGCCAGCGTTCCAGTTCCGGGGTGGCGGGGAAGCGTCCGCGCAGCTGTCGCTCCAGGCCGGCGGCCGCTTCGAGCGGGAACTCCCAGCAGCGCCGACGTGGCAGCCAGCGACCGCGGGGTCGCAGCGCCCGCAGCTGGGCCCAGGTGACGGCATCGAAGGGACAGACCACCTCGATCAGGCCGGAGGGCCCGAGACGCATCTGCACCAGGGATCCGGCCAAGGGCGCGCAAGTGCAACGCTCGACACATTGACACCCCTGCGGCTGGGGGCACACTGCCGCCAACCGCACACTGCCCATGCAGGCCAGGGATGGTGTCTTCCTCGAGGATCTCTGTCCCAAGGTGCGGGCCAGGCAATGGAGGCGTGAGCTGCACCAGCTCACTGGCCACCGCTGTCTCTACTGCGGTGCCGCCTCCGAATCGATCGATCACGTGTTCCCCCGCAGCCGCGGCGGCGCAAGCGAAGACGACAACTGCGTGCCGGCCTGCCTCGACTGCAACGGCGCCAAGGGAGACAGCGAAGCGTTCAGCTGGTATCGCAGTCAGAGCTTTTACGACCCGCGCAGAGCCATGGCCCTGCGTGCCTGGGTGGAGGGGGACCGCACCCTGGCCCAGCGGTTGCTGAGCTGGGCATCACCACCGCCACCGGCAACGACCGGCGAACCGGCGGCAGGCCGGCGGCGGCGCGCCGGCGGGGGAGCTCACCAGACACGGCAGGCCGCCGCTCCGTTGTGGCGATGGCAGATGGCCTCCTGATGCTGGGGCTGCTCGGGAGCGACCAACACAGCCATCAGGCACAGCACCGCCGCCAGCAGCAGGGGTGAGGCCGGAGACGCGCCCAGGGACTGACCTTCACCCCGGCAGGGTTCGGCCGCAGGCAAGCCATGACAGGAGAGGGAACGGCGCGGGCGACGGGCCGGCCCGGCATGCGGCGCAGCAAGCCGAGTAGAGAAGGTTGAGCCAGCGCCATGGAGAGGGAGGAACGCGAAAGCCATGCAGGAGAAAGGGGATGGTGCACAGGGGCCCGCTGCAGCGACGAGCATCCAGCGGAGCAGTGATACAGGTGTACTCATGGCAGCCAGCGGTGTCAACCCCGCTCTGCCGGCCTCCGTGCTGGTGCTGGGGGGTGGCTACAGCGGCCGACGCTTCGCCGACACCCTCCGTCGTCAGGGATGCTCCGTTTCCCTGACGACGCGCCGCGAGCCGCAGGAAGCCGAACGGCCCGGCAACGACGGCTGCCGCTGGCTGCGCTTCGACCCGGAGGCGGGGGTCGTACCGACAGCGGCCGATCTGGCCGGCATCGAGGCGGTGCTCGTGACCATCCCCCCCGACGCACAGGGAGGGGATCCGGTGCTGCAGCACCTGGGCACCACCCTGCAGGCCCTGGCGCCCCGCTGGGTGGGCTACCTCTCGACCACCGGCGTGTACGGCGACAGCGGCGGCGACTGGGTGGATGAGGACAGCCCCACCCGACCGGGCCTGCCGCGCAGTCGCGCCCGGCTGGCCTGCGAGCAGGCCTGGCGCCAGCTGGACCTTCCCCTGCAGATCTTCCGCCTGCCGGCGATCTACGGCCCTGGCCGATCACCGCTGGAACAGCTGCGCAACGGCACGGCGCGACTGATCCATAAACCCGGCCAGGTGTTCTCGCGGGTGCATGTGGACGACATCGCCGGAGCGCTGCTGCACTGCCTGGCGCTGCCGGCCGAACGGCGACCGGAGACCCTGATCCTGGCGGACACCTGTCCCTGCCCCTCCAGCGAGATGCTCGGCTTCGCGGCCCACCTGCTCGATTGCAAGCTGCCGCCGCTGCAGCCTTATGCACGGATCGAGGCCGAACTCAGCCCAATGGCTCGCAGCTTCTGGAGCGAAAACCGTCGGGCCAGCAGCCGCCGCCTGCGCCAGGAGGTGGGCTACCGGCTTCGCTTCCCCACCTATCGCGAAGGGCTTTCCGCGCTCACTGCCCGTCGAACTTGAACTGCCGCACCGGCTCCGGCTCGGCCATGAAGGGCATGTTGATGTCGCGGAAGAAGCGATCCCAGTGCACCTCCACCCAGCTGTTGCGGAAGGCCAGCCCGATGATCAGCAGCATGGATCCGAGCAACAGCAACCGCAGCATCCGTCCGCATCCCGAAGTGATCCCCCCATCGAAACCCAGCGACCGCCCGATTGCCATCTCTCTGGGTGATCCTGCCGGGATCGGCGCCGAGGTGACCCTGGCGGCCCTGGCCCACGAACCCCGCTCGTCGCCGGTGGTGCTGGTGGGTTGCCGCCGCTGGCTGGAGGACACCTACCTGCGCCTCAGGCCCCTGCGACCCCTGCGGGATCCGGCCGACTGCGCCATCGTCGATGTGCCCCTGAGCCGCCCGGTCGAAGCGGGGCGCAGCGGGGCCCATGAGGGCGACGCGAGCTTTCAGTGGCTGACGGCCGCCGCCGAACTGGTGGACCAGGGCCGGTGCCAGGCCCTGGTCACCGCCCCGATCGCCAAGGCCAGCTGGCATGCCGCCGGCCACCGCTATCCCGGCCAGACCGAGCGACTGGCAGAGCTGGCAGGGGTGGAAAACGCCTCGATGCTGTTCACCGCCCGGGCTCCCGGCGGACCATGGCGGCTGAACACCCTGCTGGCCACGACCCACATCCCCCTGGCGGCGGTGCCGCAGCAGCTGAGCCCCCAGCTGCTGCGGCGTCAGCTCGATGCCCTGCTGGCGTTCTGTCAACGCTTCAGCCAGCAGCCACGACTGGTGGTGGCCGGTCTGAATCCCCACGCCGGGGAAGGCGGAACCCTGGGGCGGGAGGAGGTGGACTGGCTTGGCCCCTGCCTGGAGCTGTGGCGCAGCGAACACCCGGAGGTGAACGTGGAGGGCCCCATGCCTCCCGATACCTGCTGGCTGGAAGCAGCGGCAGCCTGGCGAGGAGCGGGGGCGGGCGCGGACGGCTACCTGGCGCTGTACCACGACCAGGGGTTGATCCCAGTGAAGCTGCTGGCCTTCGATGCCGCCGTCAACACGACGCTGGGCCTGCCCTTCCTGCGCACCTCCCCTGACCACGGCACGGCCTTCGCGATCGCAGGCCAGGGCCTGGCCCGGGAGCAGAGCATGGCGGCGGCGCTGGACACCGCACGCCAGCTGGGATGAAGGCAGGCAGCCGGCCCTCCGGGGATCCGTTCAGCTGCGGGAACGGAGGCGTGCGACAGGGAGACCATGCCACCCAGGGGAGTGCTCACGCCGGCGGGAGTCCGGAACCGGCAGGCCGGTCGGTGCCGGGCGGCTCAGGAGGGCTTGATCCGCATCAGCACCTGACCGAACTCCACGGGCGTCCCGTTCTCGACGAGGATCTCAACGATCTCACCGCCGATCTCAGCCTCGAGTTCGTTCATCAACTTCATCGCCTCCAGAATGCAGACCGGCTGACCGGGGGCGACACGGGAGCCCACCTCCACGAAGGGGGCTTCTCCAGGAGCAGGTGCGCGATAGAAGGTGCCGACCATCGGCGCGGTGATCGGCTGCAGATCACTTCGGGCCGATGCCGCCGGAGGAGGCGGCGCCGAGGGGGCTGGCACAGGAGGCGCCGGTGCAGCTGCCACGGCCGGAACCGAGGTTGGCTGAGGGGCCTGCACGACAGCCAGCGGCGGAGCGCTGGCAGGGAGATTGCGACGCACCTCCAGACGGAAGTCATCCCCCTCGAGGCGCAGTTCCTGAATGTCGCTTTCCCCCAGAAGGGCCAGCAGCTGACGGAGCTGGTCGTGATCGAGCTGCATGGCGTTCAGGACTCCCTGCCGAGATAGGAATCGGTGCGGGTGTCGATCTTGATCTTCTCGCCGATCGAGATGAACAGAGGCACCATCACCTGGGCCCCCGTCTCGACGATGGCGGGTTTGGTGCCGCCGGTGGCCGTGTCGCCCTTAACGCCCGGATCGGTCTGGGTGACCTCGAGGATCACGGAGTTGGGCAGCTCCACCTCAAGGGGCTTGCCGTTCCAGGAGACGACGTTGACCTCCATGCCTTCCTTGAGGTACTTGCGCTGATCACCGATCTGCTTGGCGGTGAGGCGGGTCTCCTCATAGGAGGCCATGTCCATGAAGACGAAATCATCGCCCTCCATGTAGGTGTGCTGGAGGGTGGCCTTCTCCAACAGAGCCTGCGGCACGGTCTCACCGGCACGGAAGGTCTTTTCGACGACGTTGCCGCTCTGAACCGCCTTGAGCTTGGTGCGCACAAAGGCCGAGCCCTTGCCGGGCTTGACGTGCAGAAACTCGACGACCCGCCAGACCTGGCCATCGAGTTCGATGGTGGTCCCGGTACGAAAATCGTTACTGGAGATCATTCCGGCGGTTCGGATCCGGGCGATTGTACGGCCGGCTACCGCACCCACCCGGCGGCGGAGCCCCCGGAAGCGACCAAAGTCCGGTTCAGCTGTGCCAGAGTCCGGCCATGCGCAGACAGAGCATGGACGGCTTTCGCGACCGCCAGGCCGAGGTGAGCGACATTCCGTTTCCGCAAGCACTGGTGGTCTGGCTGACGGCCCGGCTGAAGCAGCTTCTTGCCCTGACAATCGGAGGGAGCGCAAACGGCGCCGAGGCCGATCGGCAGCTCAGGCCCGGTTCCGGCGGCCGCAACCAACCTCCTCAGGCCATCGCGCCGGCGGCCTGGGATGGTGGCGGCATCCCAGGGCGGGGCAGGACGGGCTGGCTGATGGGCGGCCTGGCCGTGCTGCTGAGCACCACCCTCCTGCTGACAGGGGCCATGCCCGCAGGGGCCGCCCTGCCCCAGGGAAACGCGGTCAAGGACCCCGAGGCCATCCTGCGCAACGCTCTGCCCATCCAGGCAGCACAGCTTCAGGGCCTGCAGCGGCTTCTGGAGGCCACCAGCGACGATCTGCGCGCCAAGCGCTGGAAGCCGCTGAGTACGCTGGTGGGCCGCTGTCAGTCCCAGCTCTCCGCACAGCACGACACCATTCTCCAATCCTTCAATGAGAAGGATCTGCCCAGGGCCACGGCACTGCTGGACGATCTGCGTTCCCAGCTGCAGGAGGTGGCCGCCGCCGCCGAGGCACGCGACCGCGACGGCTTCCTGGCCGCGCGCCGCACCGCCCTCTCCAGCATCGGCGCCGCCGAAGCCCTGCTGGTGGGCGACTTCCCCTTCGCCATTCCTTCCGAATTCGACGCCCTGCCCCGTCTTCTGGGCCGGGCCACCCTGACGATCAACACCACCCAGGGCGAGCTCACCGCGGTGGTCGATGGCTACAACGCCCCGCTGACGGCCGGTGCTTTCGTGGATCTGGCCCAGCGCAAGTTCTACGACGACCTGCCCTTCACCCGGGCCGAAGACTTCTACGTGCTGCAGAGCGGCGATCCCAAGGGTGACGCCATGGGATACGTCGATCCGAAGACCGGCCAGGAACGGCATGTGCCCCTGGAGATCCGCATCGTCGGCGATCCCGCGCCTCTCTACAACGAAACCTTCGAGGACGTGGGTCGCTACAAGGCCGAGCCGGTGCTGCCCTTCGCCACCTACGGCACCCTGGGCTGGGCCCACTCCGATGAAGCTCTCGACGACGGTTCGTCGCAGTTCTTCTTTTTCCTCTACGAGCCCGAGCTCACCCCCGCCGGCCTCAACCTCGTCGATGGCCGCAACGCCGCCTTCGGCTATGTGGTCGACGGCTTTGATGTGCTGGAGGAACTGGGGGTCGACGATCGCATCCTCTCGGTGCGGGTGGTCGAGGGCGCCGAGAATCTGAAGGCCCAGGGCTGAGTTGCCGCCGGGCTCAAGCGAAAACCTGGTGCAAGCCTCCAGCCATGCATCGGCCTGGAATGCCGGCCCTCTCCTCCGGCTGTCCTCGACGCCAAGGAGTCAATCCTGGCTGCAGCAGACGTTGAAGCACTGGCCTATTCCCGACCGATTGCCCCGGATTCCTCGAATGCTGGCGGGAGCCTGACGCTGTGAGCACTGCGGAACACCATCCCGACGGACCGAGTGGCTGCCCCCCCAGCGCCCCCCGCTGCGGACAGGACACGGGCTGGCCCGGCGAGGCTGGCAGAGAGCCGGTGGAGCGCGCCCCGCAACCACAGCCACCGCAGAAGCAGCAGCCGACCCTGGCCGATCTGGGCGAGTGGGAACTGATCCGGCGCCTGGGAGCCTTCGCGCCACCGGGACAGTTCAGCGATGACGCCGCCCTGCTGGCCGAAGCGGTCGCAGGCCAGGGAAGCCTGGTGGTCAACACCGATGTGCTGGTGGAAGGACTCCACTTCAGCGACCCCACCACCGGGCCAGTGGATGTGGGCTGGCGGGCGGCGGCGGCCAACCTCTCCGATCTGGCGGCGATGGGCTGCACGGAGGTGGTGGGCCTCACCGTGGGCCTGGTGGCGCCGGCCGACACCCTCTGGAGCTGGGTGGAGGGGGTGTACGACGGGCTGGCGGCGGCCCTGGGCTGCTATGGCGGTGAGCTGCTGGGGGGAGACTGCAGTGGCGGCGCCCAGCGGATGCTGGCGGTCACGGCGATCGGGCGGCTGCCGGCCCCACCAGCCACGGTATGGACGCTGCAGGCCGAGGAGGTCGCACGGACCAACACCGGATCCAGGCCCTGGGGGGTGATCCGCCGCAGCGACGGACGGCCCGGCGATGCCCTGATCTGCACGGGCCCCCATGGCCTGAGCCGGCTGGGGCTGGCACTGCTGCAGGGTCAGCTCCCAAGAGAGGAGCAGCTGCCGGATCCAGGCCTGCGGGAGCGGGCGATCGCGGCACACCGGCGCCCGGTGCCCCGCTTCGATGCGGTGCGGGCCCTAATCGGCTGCCGTCCCGACGGCATCGCCTGGCGGGTGGGCGGTTGCGACAGCAGCGACGGCCTGGCCGCGGCAGTGGGTGCGATCGCGGCTGCCAGCGGCTGTACGGCTGTCCTGAACCGGACATCGCTGCCCATGGATCCCGCCATGACGGCTCTCCCCCGGGCCCAGGACTGGTGCCTGAACGGTGGCGAGGACTTCGAGCTGGTGCTGGCCCTGGAGCCGGGCTGGGCCGAGACATTCCTGGCAGCGTCACCAGGCAGCAGGCAGATCGGCGCCCTGGTGGCGGGATCCGCCGGCTCGCTCGGCTGGAGCGATGGAGGAGCCTGGCCAGGGGACGGGGAGGCGGCCGGCGCGGGTTACCAGCACTTCCGCTGAACAATCACCCCCACAGCAACGGGAGGAGGGTCGGCTGAGGCAACAGCGCCGTCGCCGTAGGACGGCAACACGGGCCGCAGGTTCGGGACTGCGGAAGCGGTGGCGACTGGCGACAGGTGTGCGGTACGGTCTGGCCTCAGGGCCGTTGGATCCCTGTGGACGACCTCCCGTGCATGAGCCCGCTTCCAGTTCCCGGATCCCACCCGCTGCGATCCTGAGGTGGTTGGCAGATCCCGAGGCTGCGGCACCAGCCCCACCCGAAGCCTGGACAGCCCTGCTGAGCCGCTGCCACACCTTCAGGCTCCTGCCCCAGGCGGCGCTGCGCCTGGCTGACGAGCCCAAGCCGATCCCCCCTCTCCTGACCTCGCAGCTCAGCCGCTGCCGGGTGGCGTCATTCAGCCGCAGCGCGGCCGTTCTGCGGGGAGGCCTCCGGGCCCTGGACGTGCTCTCAACGGCGGCGATACCAGCCGCCGGCTTCAAGGGGATCGCCGCGATCGCCTGGTTGCAGCACGGACGTGCCGAGCGCACAATGGCCGACATCGACCTCCTGGTCGAAGCCAGGGACGCAGAAGCGGCAGGATTGGCACTCACGGCAGCAGGCTTCACCACCAAGGTGCAGGGAGTGTCGGCTGCCAGTCTGCGCACCTTTACAAGCACGTCTCCGGGCAGCGCCGGCAACGAATCGCTC
It contains:
- a CDS encoding DEAD/DEAH box helicase, yielding MRLGPSGLIEVVCPFDAVTWAQLRALRPRGRWLPRRRCWEFPLEAAAGLERQLRGRFPATPELERWLRWLRQPLPPLPPHRQLVEAAELEHPLPDGRRLFAHQRAAARWLLARRGAVLADPMGLGKTLTALAAARAMVRAADCRLVVLAPAGLHRHWRAEAASLALVAELCSWARIPSELPEAGCVLIVDEAHFAQTIHAARTQAFLRLARHPRLRAIWLLTGTPMKNGRPAQLFPLLAAIGHPLAVDQRAFEERYCQGHWREQGGRRVWSCQGAERLEELQRLLRPLLLHRSKDRCLDLPPKLRRLHPVQLEAAQARGFEHRLQERLEDYRRRVRRGEVRRDAEVLALFTALRQIASDHKLPAAAALVASLLTQGESVVVFTAFVATARRLQAHFGGDAKALLLTGAVPAGRRQALVDRFQAGAMPLLIATYGTAGLGYTLHRARHVLLIERPWTPGDAEQAEDRCHRIGMEGPLTCHWLQLGGADQLVDALIEDKADRISRVLQRGDPSFDRQALPQRVRQMLERW
- a CDS encoding HNH endonuclease, with translation MQARDGVFLEDLCPKVRARQWRRELHQLTGHRCLYCGAASESIDHVFPRSRGGASEDDNCVPACLDCNGAKGDSEAFSWYRSQSFYDPRRAMALRAWVEGDRTLAQRLLSWASPPPPATTGEPAAGRRRRAGGGAHQTRQAAAPLWRWQMAS
- a CDS encoding SDR family oxidoreductase: MAASGVNPALPASVLVLGGGYSGRRFADTLRRQGCSVSLTTRREPQEAERPGNDGCRWLRFDPEAGVVPTAADLAGIEAVLVTIPPDAQGGDPVLQHLGTTLQALAPRWVGYLSTTGVYGDSGGDWVDEDSPTRPGLPRSRARLACEQAWRQLDLPLQIFRLPAIYGPGRSPLEQLRNGTARLIHKPGQVFSRVHVDDIAGALLHCLALPAERRPETLILADTCPCPSSEMLGFAAHLLDCKLPPLQPYARIEAELSPMARSFWSENRRASSRRLRQEVGYRLRFPTYREGLSALTARRT
- the pdxA gene encoding 4-hydroxythreonine-4-phosphate dehydrogenase PdxA, with the translated sequence MDPSNSNRSIRPHPEVIPPSKPSDRPIAISLGDPAGIGAEVTLAALAHEPRSSPVVLVGCRRWLEDTYLRLRPLRPLRDPADCAIVDVPLSRPVEAGRSGAHEGDASFQWLTAAAELVDQGRCQALVTAPIAKASWHAAGHRYPGQTERLAELAGVENASMLFTARAPGGPWRLNTLLATTHIPLAAVPQQLSPQLLRRQLDALLAFCQRFSQQPRLVVAGLNPHAGEGGTLGREEVDWLGPCLELWRSEHPEVNVEGPMPPDTCWLEAAAAWRGAGAGADGYLALYHDQGLIPVKLLAFDAAVNTTLGLPFLRTSPDHGTAFAIAGQGLAREQSMAAALDTARQLG
- the accB gene encoding acetyl-CoA carboxylase biotin carboxyl carrier protein; the protein is MQLDHDQLRQLLALLGESDIQELRLEGDDFRLEVRRNLPASAPPLAVVQAPQPTSVPAVAAAPAPPVPAPSAPPPPAASARSDLQPITAPMVGTFYRAPAPGEAPFVEVGSRVAPGQPVCILEAMKLMNELEAEIGGEIVEILVENGTPVEFGQVLMRIKPS
- the efp gene encoding elongation factor P; this encodes MISSNDFRTGTTIELDGQVWRVVEFLHVKPGKGSAFVRTKLKAVQSGNVVEKTFRAGETVPQALLEKATLQHTYMEGDDFVFMDMASYEETRLTAKQIGDQRKYLKEGMEVNVVSWNGKPLEVELPNSVILEVTQTDPGVKGDTATGGTKPAIVETGAQVMVPLFISIGEKIKIDTRTDSYLGRES
- a CDS encoding peptidylprolyl isomerase, which produces MGGLAVLLSTTLLLTGAMPAGAALPQGNAVKDPEAILRNALPIQAAQLQGLQRLLEATSDDLRAKRWKPLSTLVGRCQSQLSAQHDTILQSFNEKDLPRATALLDDLRSQLQEVAAAAEARDRDGFLAARRTALSSIGAAEALLVGDFPFAIPSEFDALPRLLGRATLTINTTQGELTAVVDGYNAPLTAGAFVDLAQRKFYDDLPFTRAEDFYVLQSGDPKGDAMGYVDPKTGQERHVPLEIRIVGDPAPLYNETFEDVGRYKAEPVLPFATYGTLGWAHSDEALDDGSSQFFFFLYEPELTPAGLNLVDGRNAAFGYVVDGFDVLEELGVDDRILSVRVVEGAENLKAQG
- a CDS encoding thiamine-monophosphate kinase, yielding MERAPQPQPPQKQQPTLADLGEWELIRRLGAFAPPGQFSDDAALLAEAVAGQGSLVVNTDVLVEGLHFSDPTTGPVDVGWRAAAANLSDLAAMGCTEVVGLTVGLVAPADTLWSWVEGVYDGLAAALGCYGGELLGGDCSGGAQRMLAVTAIGRLPAPPATVWTLQAEEVARTNTGSRPWGVIRRSDGRPGDALICTGPHGLSRLGLALLQGQLPREEQLPDPGLRERAIAAHRRPVPRFDAVRALIGCRPDGIAWRVGGCDSSDGLAAAVGAIAAASGCTAVLNRTSLPMDPAMTALPRAQDWCLNGGEDFELVLALEPGWAETFLAASPGSRQIGALVAGSAGSLGWSDGGAWPGDGEAAGAGYQHFR
- a CDS encoding nucleotidyltransferase family protein; translation: MEEPGQGTGRRPARVTSTSAEQSPPQQREEGRLRQQRRRRRTATRAAGSGLRKRWRLATGVRYGLASGPLDPCGRPPVHEPASSSRIPPAAILRWLADPEAAAPAPPEAWTALLSRCHTFRLLPQAALRLADEPKPIPPLLTSQLSRCRVASFSRSAAVLRGGLRALDVLSTAAIPAAGFKGIAAIAWLQHGRAERTMADIDLLVEARDAEAAGLALTAAGFTTKVQGVSAASLRTFTSTSPGSAGNESLTLRDDAGAEIDLHWKVGRMELDQVIGAARPARLLNREVPIVRPAHALLFSALHALRNDFLPEVVLRDLLDAAGWFSLLAEDPQEQQIVRRTAAFTGLEAPLAAMACILNDLEVQGSQWLAPAWSARALADLFHTQSDGLMLNRDLTYLFSLRPLLQILGGLSSHGPAYLAAMRATEAAYGQTSLPLRTRLRKLLGAASRTSLRQWSLLRALATAKDQLN